The Benincasa hispida cultivar B227 chromosome 11, ASM972705v1, whole genome shotgun sequence genome has a segment encoding these proteins:
- the LOC120090608 gene encoding capping protein inhibiting regulator of actin dynamics-like, with protein sequence MEKEGGLIKAGVVNQPLPSKEEMEEASRKSALAVSDSKETVQTESYEGPIRVTLEEAVVEKQHEMAEEKKKKKKTKEKRAEGVEEAYPINKKERKTSGKKERRPEETRLKKKEEKRKRAESPEIDGESTSAMVDKGELAQQKESAQPEEETTQIRMVATDDEEDLDITPLRRRRKENARQGSTIDPTILQSALEEKERRRIKEEEKQENMLRAQQIIAEGSRRRKLQDEEMCRNNAISAEEERKGSRKNNAFCWPQSNLKENSKKK encoded by the coding sequence ATGGAAAAGGAAGGGGGGCTGATCAAAGCGGGGGTTGTTAATCAGCCACTACCTTCGAAGGAGGAAATGGAGGAAGCTTCAAGAAAGAGTGCCCTGGCCGTTTCGGATTCTAAGGAAACTGTTCAAACagaatcctatgagggacccatcagggtTACTTTGGAGGAAGCGGTGGTGGAGAAGCAGCATGAAATGgctgaggagaagaagaagaagaagaagactaagGAGAAGAGGGCTGAAGGAGTTGAGGAAGCCTATCCAATCAataagaaggaaagaaaaacgAGTGGAAAGAAGGAACGCAGGCCGGAGGAGACGCgcctaaaaaagaaagaagagaagagaaagagggCTGAGAGCCCAGAAATCGACGGAGAATCCACCTCCGCAATGGTGGATAAGGGGGAATTAGCGCAACAAAAAGAATCAGCACAACCTGAAGAGGAAACAACGCAAATAAGAATGGTTGCGactgatgatgaagaagatttAGACATCACCCCCCTTAGgcggcgtcgcaaggagaatgcacgGCAAGGGTCAACAATCGACCCAACAATTTTGCAAAGTGCATTAGAAGAGAAGGAGAGGAGAAgaataaaggaagaagaaaaacaagagaaTATGTTACGGGCACAACAAATCATCGCAGAAGGAAGtcgaagaagaaaattacaagatgaGGAGATGTGCCGCAACAACGCAATATCGGCAGAAGAGGAAAGAAAAGGCTCGAGGAAGAACAATGCATTTTGCTGGCCTCAGAGTAATTTGAAAGAGAATTcgaaaaagaaatga